In Pasteurella multocida subsp. multocida OH4807, a genomic segment contains:
- a CDS encoding carbamoyl phosphate synthase small subunit (COG0505 Carbamoylphosphate synthase small subunit), with translation MSEPAILVLADGSIFHGKSIGVKGYTIGEVVFNTSMTGYQEILTDPSYFKQIVTLTYPHIGNTGINQEDCESNNVYAAGLIIRDLPLLHSNFRAELSLSDYLQNNNIVAIADIDTRRLTRILRDKGAQAGCIMTGEINEAKALELAKSFGSMAGKDLAQEVTSNDTFTWTSGEWQLGKGFVEQAQPEFNIVAYDFGVKHNILRMLAERGCRITVVPAKTPAEQVLALNPDGIFLSNGPGDPEPCDYAISAIKTLLASKKPIFGICLGHQLLGLATGGKTKKMAFGHHGANHPVQDLDTQKVLITSQNHGFEVDEASLPSNVRVTHRSLFDHSVQGIELTDQSAFSFQGHPEASPGPNDVAYLFDKFINEMRKANLSQLSTYAAHH, from the coding sequence CACGGCAAATCCATTGGGGTAAAAGGTTACACCATTGGCGAGGTTGTTTTTAATACCTCAATGACTGGCTACCAAGAAATCCTCACTGACCCATCTTATTTTAAGCAAATCGTTACATTAACTTATCCTCACATTGGCAATACGGGTATTAATCAAGAAGACTGTGAATCAAATAATGTGTATGCAGCCGGATTAATTATTCGTGACTTGCCTTTATTACACAGTAATTTTCGCGCAGAGCTTAGCTTAAGTGATTACTTACAAAATAATAATATTGTGGCAATTGCGGATATTGATACTCGTCGTTTAACGCGTATTTTACGTGATAAAGGTGCACAAGCTGGCTGTATTATGACGGGTGAAATTAATGAAGCAAAAGCCCTCGAACTGGCGAAAAGCTTCGGTTCAATGGCGGGTAAAGATTTAGCGCAAGAAGTGACAAGCAACGACACATTTACTTGGACATCAGGAGAATGGCAATTGGGCAAAGGCTTTGTTGAGCAAGCACAACCGGAGTTTAATATTGTGGCTTATGATTTTGGTGTGAAGCACAATATTTTAAGAATGTTAGCGGAACGTGGTTGCAGAATCACTGTTGTGCCAGCGAAAACCCCCGCAGAACAAGTGCTTGCACTTAACCCAGATGGCATTTTCTTATCAAACGGTCCGGGCGACCCAGAACCTTGTGATTATGCGATTTCTGCCATTAAAACCTTACTTGCATCGAAAAAGCCAATTTTTGGTATCTGCTTAGGTCACCAATTACTGGGATTAGCTACAGGCGGAAAAACCAAGAAAATGGCATTTGGTCACCATGGGGCAAACCACCCAGTGCAAGATTTAGATACGCAAAAAGTCTTAATCACCAGTCAAAACCACGGTTTTGAGGTGGACGAAGCAAGCTTACCAAGCAATGTGCGTGTCACACATCGGTCTTTATTTGACCATTCAGTACAAGGCATTGAGTTGACTGATCAATCTGCGTTTTCTTTCCAAGGACATCCAGAAGCAAGCCCAGGTCCAAATGATGTCGCTTATTTATTTGATAAATTTATTAACGAAATGCGCAAGGCAAATTTAAGTCAATTATCGACTTATGCTGCGCATCATTAA
- a CDS encoding isomerase (COG0384 Predicted epimerase, PhzC/PhzF homolog) encodes MLIPYVYQLVNVFAESHFGGNPLAVFPQADGLNDQQMQLIARQFNLSEVVFVQQSEQSSAVKKLRIFTPDYELPFAGHPTIGAAFVLHSQLNLSDHYELQTNAGLVKIYHQQNQIIFGLNTDIQIQPIKDDPLLYAELLGLQPADIAQIAWVNTGSQQLLVQLNSASAIKTCQIDTALFHQLVQQSALYVWFEEHNQAKVRLFFGSNGAVVEDPGTGSAAANLGGLCIKNGLTPLNWKINQGDEIQRPNRLTLSVDESQTIYVGGEVIAVGKGEFFVPSEDTNSSI; translated from the coding sequence ATGTTAATACCTTATGTGTACCAACTCGTCAATGTCTTTGCTGAAAGCCATTTTGGTGGCAATCCGTTGGCTGTTTTTCCACAGGCAGATGGTTTAAACGATCAGCAAATGCAGCTGATTGCACGACAATTTAATTTGTCCGAAGTGGTATTTGTGCAGCAATCAGAGCAGTCAAGTGCGGTGAAAAAATTACGAATTTTTACCCCTGATTATGAATTGCCTTTTGCCGGTCATCCTACGATTGGCGCAGCTTTTGTGTTACACAGCCAATTGAATTTATCTGATCATTATGAACTGCAAACAAATGCAGGATTGGTTAAAATTTATCATCAACAAAATCAGATTATTTTTGGTTTGAATACGGATATTCAGATTCAACCTATCAAGGATGATCCCCTTTTATATGCAGAACTATTGGGTTTACAGCCAGCTGACATTGCTCAAATTGCGTGGGTGAATACAGGGAGCCAGCAACTGCTTGTCCAACTCAATTCTGCTTCCGCCATTAAAACTTGCCAAATTGACACCGCACTTTTTCATCAACTTGTTCAACAATCTGCTTTGTATGTCTGGTTTGAAGAACATAACCAAGCCAAAGTACGGTTATTTTTTGGCTCAAATGGTGCAGTTGTGGAAGACCCGGGCACAGGATCTGCAGCTGCAAATTTAGGTGGGTTATGCATTAAAAATGGCTTAACGCCACTGAATTGGAAAATTAACCAAGGCGATGAAATCCAACGTCCAAACCGTTTAACACTAAGCGTTGACGAATCCCAAACTATTTATGTTGGCGGTGAAGTGATTGCAGTGGGAAAGGGTGAGTTTTTTGTGCCGAGTGAAGACACCAACTCATCGATTTAG
- the carB gene encoding carbamoyl phosphate synthase large subunit (COG0458 Carbamoylphosphate synthase large subunit (split gene in MJ)) has protein sequence MPKRTDINTILIIGAGPIVIGQACEFDYSGAQACKALREEGYKVVLVNSNPATIMTDPNMADVTYIEPIEWRTVEKIIEKERPDAILPTMGGQTALNCALDLSKNGVLKKYKVELIGAAEDAIDKAEDRGRFKEAMEKIGLSTPKSFVCHTFDEAWAAQAEVGFPTLIRPSFTMGGSGGGIAYNKDEFYAICERGFEASPTHELLIEQSVLGWKEYEMEVVRDKADNCIIVCSIENFDPMGVHTGDSITVAPAQTLTDKEYQIMRNASLAVLREIGVDTGGSNVQFAINPENGDMIVIEMNPRVSRSSALASKATGFPIAKVAAKLAVGYTLNELRNDITGGLIPASFEPSIDYVVTKVPRFAFEKFPKADDRLTTQMKSVGEVMAMGRTFQESLQKALRGLETGICGFNLMSEEPEKIRQELGNPGPIRILYVADAFGAGFTLDEVHHYSKIDPWFLIQIQDLVLEELALEKRTLDELDYAELRRLKRKGFSDKRIAQLTKSAESAVRNKRISLNLHPVYKRVDTCAGEFTSDTAYLYSTYEEECESRPSDKKKIMILGGGPNRIGQGIEFDYCCVHASLALRESGFETIMVNCNPETVSTDFDTSDRLYFEPLTLEDVLEIIHVEKPYGVIVHYGGQTPLKLANDLHANGVNIIGTSADSIDAAEDRERFQQILHKLNLKQPINRTARNAEEAVKLAEEVGYPLVVRPSYVLGGRAMQIVYNVEELNRYMREAVSVSNDSPILLDHFLNNAIEVDVDCICDGEDVVIGGIMQHIEQAGIHSGDSACSLPPYSLSQNVQDEIRRQTAEMAFALGVKGLMNVQFAVQDGVIYVLEVNPRASRTVPFVSKATGRPLAKIAARVMAGIILKEQDIQGEIIPHFYSVKEAVFPFIKFPGVDTVLGPEMRSTGEVMGVGKTFAEAFLKAQLGAGERIPKTGKVFLSVNDTDKPRLLPIARKLQEAGYGLCATLGTAKFLRDNGVAVQIINKVREGRPNIVDAIKNGEIALVINTVSGLAETVTDGHAIRRSALQQKVFLQTTLAGAEALAGSVGHLEDSEVYSVQVLHQSLNNVF, from the coding sequence ATGCCAAAACGTACAGATATAAATACCATATTAATTATCGGCGCGGGTCCAATTGTGATTGGGCAGGCGTGTGAATTTGACTATTCGGGTGCGCAAGCCTGTAAAGCGTTGCGTGAAGAAGGGTATAAGGTCGTCTTAGTGAACTCAAATCCTGCGACGATTATGACTGATCCGAATATGGCGGATGTGACCTATATTGAGCCGATTGAGTGGCGAACGGTTGAGAAAATCATCGAAAAAGAACGTCCAGATGCGATTTTGCCAACAATGGGTGGCCAAACAGCATTGAACTGTGCATTGGATTTGTCGAAAAATGGTGTGTTGAAAAAATACAAGGTGGAGCTGATTGGTGCGGCTGAAGATGCCATTGATAAAGCAGAGGATCGTGGTCGTTTTAAAGAAGCGATGGAAAAAATCGGCTTAAGCACACCAAAATCTTTTGTTTGTCATACCTTTGATGAAGCGTGGGCTGCGCAAGCGGAAGTGGGCTTCCCGACCTTAATTCGTCCGTCTTTCACAATGGGCGGCTCTGGCGGTGGTATCGCCTATAACAAAGATGAATTTTATGCCATTTGTGAACGTGGTTTTGAGGCGTCGCCAACTCACGAATTATTAATTGAACAATCGGTATTGGGTTGGAAAGAATACGAAATGGAAGTGGTACGTGATAAAGCGGATAACTGCATTATCGTGTGTTCGATTGAAAACTTTGACCCAATGGGGGTGCATACGGGCGACTCAATTACGGTTGCACCAGCACAAACGTTAACCGATAAAGAATATCAAATTATGCGTAACGCCAGCCTTGCGGTGTTACGTGAAATCGGTGTGGATACGGGCGGTTCAAACGTTCAATTTGCGATTAACCCAGAAAATGGTGACATGATTGTGATTGAAATGAACCCGCGTGTAAGCCGTTCTTCTGCGCTCGCTTCAAAAGCGACAGGCTTCCCAATTGCCAAAGTAGCGGCAAAATTAGCGGTCGGTTATACCTTAAATGAATTGCGTAATGATATTACAGGCGGATTAATTCCAGCTTCTTTTGAGCCGTCAATTGATTATGTAGTGACTAAAGTGCCACGTTTTGCCTTTGAAAAATTTCCGAAAGCCGATGATCGTTTGACTACTCAAATGAAATCAGTGGGTGAAGTGATGGCGATGGGGCGTACATTCCAAGAGTCATTACAAAAAGCCTTGCGTGGCTTAGAAACGGGCATTTGTGGCTTTAATTTAATGTCAGAAGAGCCAGAAAAAATTCGTCAAGAATTGGGTAATCCAGGACCAATTCGTATTCTGTATGTAGCCGATGCATTCGGCGCGGGTTTCACGTTAGATGAGGTACATCATTACAGCAAAATTGATCCGTGGTTTTTAATTCAAATTCAAGATTTAGTGTTGGAAGAATTAGCGTTAGAAAAACGTACCTTAGATGAGTTGGACTATGCGGAATTACGTCGTTTAAAACGCAAAGGCTTCTCTGATAAACGGATTGCTCAGTTGACGAAATCTGCAGAAAGTGCGGTCAGAAATAAACGAATTTCGTTAAATTTACACCCCGTTTATAAGCGTGTCGATACCTGTGCGGGCGAGTTTACTTCAGATACGGCGTATTTATATTCCACTTATGAAGAAGAATGTGAAAGCCGCCCATCAGATAAGAAAAAAATTATGATTTTAGGCGGCGGTCCAAACCGTATTGGTCAAGGGATTGAGTTCGATTATTGCTGTGTTCATGCCTCATTAGCATTGCGTGAAAGTGGTTTTGAAACCATTATGGTGAACTGTAATCCTGAGACGGTTTCAACGGATTTTGACACTTCAGATCGCCTGTATTTTGAGCCATTAACCTTGGAAGATGTGCTTGAAATTATCCACGTAGAAAAACCATACGGTGTGATTGTGCATTACGGTGGTCAAACGCCATTAAAATTAGCGAATGATTTACACGCCAACGGTGTGAATATTATCGGGACATCTGCGGACAGCATTGATGCGGCGGAAGATCGTGAGCGTTTCCAACAAATTCTCCACAAACTAAACCTAAAACAGCCGATTAACCGCACCGCTCGTAATGCTGAAGAAGCTGTGAAATTGGCGGAGGAAGTGGGCTATCCGTTAGTGGTGCGTCCGTCTTATGTATTGGGTGGTCGAGCAATGCAGATTGTGTATAACGTCGAGGAATTAAATCGTTATATGCGTGAGGCGGTTTCGGTATCAAATGACAGCCCAATCTTACTCGACCATTTCTTAAATAATGCTATTGAAGTGGATGTGGATTGCATTTGTGACGGCGAAGATGTGGTGATTGGCGGGATTATGCAACATATCGAACAAGCAGGTATTCACAGCGGTGACTCGGCTTGCTCATTACCGCCATATTCATTAAGCCAAAACGTGCAAGATGAAATCCGTCGTCAAACCGCAGAAATGGCGTTTGCATTAGGCGTGAAAGGCTTAATGAACGTGCAATTTGCGGTGCAAGATGGCGTGATTTATGTGTTAGAAGTGAACCCTCGTGCAAGTCGTACCGTACCATTTGTGAGTAAAGCAACAGGCCGCCCGTTAGCAAAAATCGCAGCACGTGTAATGGCGGGCATTATCTTGAAAGAACAGGATATTCAAGGCGAAATAATTCCACATTTTTATTCTGTGAAAGAAGCGGTGTTCCCATTCATCAAGTTCCCAGGTGTGGATACTGTATTAGGGCCTGAAATGCGTTCAACGGGTGAAGTTATGGGCGTGGGCAAAACCTTTGCGGAAGCCTTCTTAAAAGCACAGCTAGGCGCTGGTGAACGTATTCCAAAAACAGGAAAAGTGTTCTTGTCTGTGAATGATACAGATAAACCTCGCTTGTTACCCATTGCACGTAAATTGCAAGAGGCGGGCTATGGCTTATGTGCAACCTTAGGCACTGCAAAATTCTTGCGTGACAATGGCGTGGCAGTGCAAATCATTAATAAAGTGCGTGAGGGTCGCCCAAATATTGTTGATGCAATTAAAAATGGTGAAATTGCCTTGGTGATCAATACGGTGAGCGGTTTAGCGGAAACTGTTACAGATGGTCATGCTATTCGTCGTAGTGCATTGCAACAAAAAGTCTTTTTACAAACGACATTAGCTGGGGCAGAGGCATTAGCAGGAAGCGTAGGGCATTTAGAGGATTCTGAAGTGTATTCAGTACAAGTGTTACATCAAAGTCTAAATAATGTATTCTAG
- the gpmA gene encoding phosphoglyceromutase (COG0588 Phosphoglycerate mutase 1) → MELVFIRHGFSEWNAKNLFTGWRDVNLTERGIEEAKSAGKKLLEAGFEFDIAFTSVLTRAIKTCNIVLEESNQLWIPQVKNWRLNERHYGALQGLDKKATAEQYGDEQVHIWRRSYDISPPDLDPQDPHSAHNDRRYAHLPSDVVPDAENLKITLERVLPFWEDQIAPALLSGKRVLVTAHGNSLRALAKHIEGISDADIMDLEIPTGQPLVYKLDDNLKVVEKYYL, encoded by the coding sequence ATGGAATTGGTCTTTATTCGTCACGGTTTCAGTGAGTGGAATGCCAAAAACTTATTCACAGGCTGGCGCGATGTGAACTTAACAGAGCGTGGTATCGAAGAAGCAAAATCAGCAGGTAAAAAATTACTTGAAGCAGGTTTCGAATTTGATATCGCATTCACATCTGTGTTAACTCGTGCAATCAAAACGTGTAATATCGTGTTAGAAGAATCTAACCAACTTTGGATTCCACAAGTGAAAAACTGGCGTTTAAATGAGCGTCACTACGGTGCATTACAAGGCTTAGATAAAAAAGCAACTGCTGAACAATATGGTGATGAGCAAGTTCACATTTGGCGTCGTTCTTATGACATTTCTCCTCCAGATTTAGATCCACAAGATCCACATTCTGCACACAACGACCGCCGTTATGCACACTTACCAAGCGATGTTGTGCCAGATGCAGAAAACTTAAAAATTACCCTTGAGCGTGTATTACCATTCTGGGAAGACCAAATTGCACCCGCATTACTTTCTGGTAAACGTGTTCTTGTCACTGCTCACGGTAACTCATTACGTGCACTTGCAAAACACATCGAAGGTATTTCTGATGCTGACATTATGGATTTAGAAATCCCAACTGGTCAGCCATTAGTGTACAAACTTGATGACAACTTAAAAGTGGTTGAAAAATACTACCTTTAA
- a CDS encoding membrane-bound metallopeptidase (COG4942 Membrane-bound metallopeptidase), whose translation MWVLFGKGKKRNILTALLSGSISLSVTVQANDLSKLQQEIKQQEQKIALQKKEQQKLQSTLKTQENEINDVIGQLRQTELDLKEISQQISVTEKQIRRLAQQEKTQKQQLAKQLDSAYRSAAHPSALERLLSEEAKQVDRMKHYYSHMNQARLALIEELKATQTQLAQDKELILIQQKAQQRQLSTQKKQQEALQKVQQERQSTLNQLNRNLSRDETRLETLRANENALRQEIQRAEQAARLQEQREREAYAQKKQAEEKKNQKPYQPTAQEKQLMENTTGLGKPNKQYAYPVVGQILNRFGSSQMGELRWKGMVIAANTGSAVKAIADGRVILASWLQGYGLMVIVKHGESDLSLYGYNQSVVVKEGQFVKAGQKIAEVGTSGGQSQSALYFEIRRKGVAVNPIGWLK comes from the coding sequence ATGTGGGTTTTATTCGGTAAAGGCAAAAAACGTAACATATTGACTGCACTTTTGAGTGGCAGTATCAGTTTATCTGTCACGGTGCAGGCAAATGATCTGTCTAAACTTCAGCAAGAAATTAAGCAACAGGAACAAAAAATTGCGCTCCAGAAAAAAGAGCAACAAAAACTCCAGTCGACCCTAAAAACACAAGAAAATGAAATTAATGATGTGATTGGACAGTTGCGTCAAACTGAATTGGACTTAAAAGAAATCAGTCAACAAATTAGTGTCACAGAAAAACAAATTCGGCGTTTAGCACAACAAGAGAAAACCCAAAAGCAACAGCTTGCGAAACAACTTGATTCCGCTTATCGTTCTGCTGCTCATCCTTCTGCATTAGAACGCCTGCTTTCTGAAGAAGCAAAGCAAGTAGATCGAATGAAACACTACTATTCCCATATGAATCAAGCCCGTTTAGCATTAATTGAGGAGTTAAAAGCGACACAAACACAGCTAGCACAGGATAAGGAGCTGATTCTCATCCAGCAAAAAGCACAGCAACGGCAATTGTCGACACAAAAAAAACAACAAGAAGCATTACAAAAAGTTCAACAAGAACGCCAATCTACATTAAACCAACTTAACCGAAATTTATCTCGAGATGAAACACGTTTAGAAACGTTGCGAGCGAATGAAAATGCGTTACGCCAAGAGATTCAGCGTGCTGAGCAAGCTGCGCGTTTACAAGAACAACGTGAACGTGAAGCTTATGCGCAGAAAAAACAAGCGGAAGAAAAGAAAAATCAAAAACCTTATCAGCCAACAGCACAAGAAAAGCAACTGATGGAAAACACGACAGGGTTAGGTAAGCCGAATAAACAATATGCTTATCCTGTTGTTGGGCAGATTTTAAATCGTTTTGGTTCGAGTCAAATGGGGGAGCTGCGCTGGAAAGGCATGGTGATCGCTGCGAATACAGGGTCAGCAGTTAAAGCGATTGCTGATGGACGTGTGATTTTAGCAAGTTGGTTACAAGGTTATGGCTTAATGGTGATTGTGAAGCATGGTGAAAGTGATTTGAGTTTGTATGGCTACAATCAATCAGTTGTTGTAAAAGAAGGACAATTTGTCAAAGCAGGACAAAAAATTGCAGAAGTTGGAACGAGTGGAGGGCAGTCACAGTCTGCATTGTATTTTGAAATCCGTCGTAAAGGCGTAGCAGTGAACCCAATAGGCTGGTTGAAATGA
- a CDS encoding divergent polysaccharide deacetylase superfamily protein (COG2861 Uncharacterized protein conserved in bacteria), giving the protein MKTLLTKWQISAVIFSLFLTPLVVAQPAKLAIVIDDIGYHQKDDAEIYAMPTDISVAIIPSAPYARQRNQQAKQQGRDVLIHMPMQPLNHQKIEAGGLTLGLTQEEVRQRVKHAQEIVSYAIGMNNHMGSAATSDPDLMAKLMTVLHEQHLFFLDSRTIGRSVAHNIAKAQGVRSLQRHIFLDDSNTYADVQHQFQQAIRYAQKHGVAIAIGHPRKNTISVLKAGLKTLPADVQLVGIGSLWRSEKVVPAKPFNMLFNDIPAPTSVPPYQFIPLLRGVPM; this is encoded by the coding sequence ATGAAAACATTACTGACGAAATGGCAAATAAGCGCGGTCATTTTTTCGCTCTTTTTAACACCCTTGGTGGTGGCGCAACCAGCTAAGTTAGCCATTGTCATTGATGATATTGGCTATCATCAAAAAGATGATGCTGAGATTTATGCTATGCCAACAGACATTTCTGTTGCGATTATTCCTTCCGCACCTTATGCGCGTCAACGTAACCAACAAGCAAAACAACAGGGACGTGATGTGCTTATTCATATGCCAATGCAACCATTGAACCATCAAAAAATTGAAGCGGGTGGATTAACATTGGGGCTAACACAAGAAGAAGTACGTCAACGTGTCAAACATGCACAAGAAATTGTTTCTTATGCAATTGGGATGAACAATCATATGGGCAGTGCGGCTACATCTGATCCCGATCTAATGGCAAAACTCATGACGGTGCTACATGAGCAACATTTGTTCTTTTTAGATAGTCGAACCATTGGGCGAAGTGTGGCGCATAATATTGCAAAAGCACAAGGTGTACGCTCGCTACAACGCCATATTTTTTTGGATGACAGTAATACATATGCTGATGTACAGCACCAATTCCAACAAGCTATTCGTTACGCACAAAAACATGGTGTTGCAATTGCGATAGGACATCCACGTAAAAATACCATTTCTGTGTTAAAAGCTGGGCTGAAGACATTGCCTGCAGATGTGCAATTAGTCGGAATAGGTAGTCTATGGCGCAGTGAAAAAGTAGTACCTGCTAAACCATTTAACATGTTATTTAATGATATTCCCGCGCCGACATCTGTTCCGCCCTATCAATTCATTCCTCTGCTGAGAGGCGTACCAATGTAG
- a CDS encoding protein ComM (COG0606 Predicted ATPase with chaperone activity), whose product MTFISSFYSGTIPKPGEISLAHNGVLFLDELPEFDRKVLDALRQPLENGEIIISRANAKIQFPARFQLVAAMNPSPTGHYQGTHNRTTPQQIMRYLSRLSGPFLDRFDLSIEVPLLPQGALQHNQTERGETSHTIREKVLKVRQIQLERAGKINAYLTSKEIERDCKLSDKDALFLEHALAKLGLSVRAYHRILKVARTIADLNEETQITQHHLAEALSYRAMDRLLQKLSKM is encoded by the coding sequence ATGACATTTATTTCTAGTTTTTACAGTGGAACCATTCCTAAACCAGGCGAAATCTCGCTTGCGCACAATGGAGTATTGTTTCTTGATGAGCTACCTGAATTTGACCGCAAAGTATTGGATGCCCTGCGCCAACCTCTGGAAAATGGCGAAATTATCATTTCACGCGCCAATGCAAAAATTCAATTCCCCGCTCGTTTTCAATTAGTTGCGGCAATGAACCCAAGTCCTACAGGACATTATCAAGGAACGCATAATCGCACAACACCACAACAGATTATGCGCTACCTCAGTCGGTTATCTGGGCCTTTTTTAGATCGTTTTGATTTATCCATTGAAGTCCCTTTGCTCCCACAAGGTGCCTTACAACATAATCAAACTGAACGTGGTGAAACTAGCCACACTATTCGAGAAAAAGTATTAAAAGTACGACAAATACAGTTGGAGCGAGCTGGAAAAATTAATGCGTATTTAACCAGTAAGGAGATCGAACGAGATTGTAAACTGAGTGACAAAGATGCGTTGTTTTTAGAACATGCCTTAGCCAAATTAGGACTGTCGGTCCGTGCTTATCACCGCATTTTAAAAGTGGCGCGCACGATTGCCGATCTGAATGAGGAAACACAGATTACACAACACCATTTAGCAGAAGCCCTCAGCTATCGAGCGATGGACCGCCTATTACAAAAGTTATCGAAAATGTAA
- a CDS encoding transposition helper protein (COG0542 ATPases with chaperone activity, ATP-binding subunit), whose translation MQYEHVHEKFRHLVTADNQERIAFLDEPRWLGYGVAKDIMDNLVSLMNKPKRPRMLNLLIVGDSNNGKTTLIRRFFDLYGQAYIDSDSNAIYPILLAEAPPSANEKELYISLLERFYVPYKPTDTIAKLRYQTIHLFREFRVKMLIIDEFHSLLVGTPRLQRQVMNAIKMLCNELQIPIVGVGTRDAIRVLHTDPQHASRFDVAELPTWKLDKEFQKLLFQFQGILPLRKSSNLQSPELATKIHTISGGNLGNVHRLLTACAVQAITSGTEKITLDIIEKNSWVQPTNGYRKIIG comes from the coding sequence ATGCAATACGAACATGTTCATGAAAAATTCCGCCATCTTGTGACAGCGGACAATCAGGAGAGGATTGCGTTCTTGGACGAGCCAAGATGGTTAGGTTATGGCGTCGCCAAAGACATTATGGATAATTTGGTTTCTTTAATGAATAAACCAAAACGCCCACGAATGTTGAATTTGTTGATTGTCGGCGATTCCAATAATGGAAAAACCACACTGATCCGCCGCTTCTTCGACTTGTACGGTCAGGCGTATATCGACAGTGATTCTAATGCGATTTACCCTATTCTTCTTGCCGAAGCCCCACCAAGTGCGAATGAAAAAGAATTGTACATCTCATTATTAGAGCGGTTCTACGTACCATATAAGCCGACAGATACGATAGCAAAACTTCGTTATCAGACTATCCATTTGTTCCGAGAATTTCGTGTCAAAATGTTGATTATTGACGAGTTTCATTCTCTGTTAGTTGGTACACCACGCTTACAACGACAGGTGATGAACGCAATTAAGATGCTTTGTAACGAGCTACAAATTCCAATTGTCGGTGTTGGTACTCGTGATGCAATTCGGGTATTACATACGGATCCACAACATGCCAGTCGTTTTGATGTTGCGGAATTGCCAACATGGAAACTAGATAAGGAATTTCAAAAACTCCTATTTCAATTCCAAGGGATTTTACCTTTGAGGAAGAGTTCAAATCTGCAATCTCCAGAACTTGCTACGAAGATCCACACCATTTCAGGTGGGAACTTAGGGAACGTGCATCGCTTACTAACAGCTTGTGCAGTTCAAGCCATTACAAGTGGCACGGAAAAAATCACCTTAGACATCATTGAGAAAAATTCATGGGTACAACCAACAAACGGCTATCGCAAAATAATCGGATAA
- a CDS encoding RepB plasmid partition (COG1475 Predicted transcriptional regulators) codes for MPKHITYAFHNQLISLSVDEIIPLKKMDKNFEKSTKFQSILASIREIGIVEPVVVYPEENNQYILLDGHSRVHALKKLGVDKVLCMVSTDDEGFTYNKQINRLTAIQENKMLMKTIERGVSDELIARTLNIDLHVLRQKMNMLNGITREVIDMLSNKQVSRDIFRILRKMKPERQIEVAQMMIASNKFTLTYANMMLLSSRKEELVESHKSKTTNDDLADLSIMQKELERLKENYKISEEKLADLKMGLVVAKGYVKKLLNNAAVVDLLENDQSEIYLTLKEVCNIQ; via the coding sequence ATGCCTAAACATATTACTTATGCGTTTCATAATCAGCTAATTTCACTTTCAGTTGATGAAATTATTCCATTAAAAAAGATGGATAAAAACTTTGAGAAAAGCACTAAGTTCCAAAGCATTCTGGCTTCAATTCGTGAAATCGGAATTGTCGAGCCTGTGGTCGTTTATCCAGAAGAAAACAACCAATATATTTTGTTAGACGGTCATTCTCGTGTGCATGCGCTCAAAAAGCTAGGCGTGGATAAGGTGCTTTGTATGGTTTCTACTGATGATGAAGGCTTTACCTACAACAAGCAAATCAACCGTTTAACTGCCATTCAGGAGAATAAAATGCTAATGAAAACCATTGAGCGCGGGGTATCGGATGAACTGATAGCCAGAACACTCAATATCGATCTGCACGTGTTACGTCAGAAGATGAATATGCTTAATGGGATAACTAGAGAAGTCATTGATATGTTATCCAATAAGCAGGTAAGCAGGGATATATTTCGGATTTTGCGTAAGATGAAGCCTGAACGCCAAATTGAAGTTGCGCAAATGATGATCGCCAGTAATAAGTTTACATTGACATACGCCAATATGATGTTGCTCAGTTCACGCAAAGAGGAATTAGTCGAGAGCCACAAGTCTAAAACCACGAATGATGATTTAGCCGATCTTTCCATTATGCAAAAAGAGTTAGAGCGACTTAAAGAGAACTATAAAATTTCTGAAGAAAAATTGGCGGACTTAAAAATGGGCTTGGTTGTGGCAAAAGGGTACGTCAAAAAACTATTGAATAATGCTGCCGTGGTGGATTTACTGGAAAACGATCAGAGTGAAATCTATCTTACACTGAAAGAAGTATGCAATATTCAATAA